From one Humulus lupulus chromosome 8, drHumLupu1.1, whole genome shotgun sequence genomic stretch:
- the LOC133796437 gene encoding uncharacterized protein LOC133796437 produces the protein MASLSADLATAIIGLTYRSPTTLYRVRTAVHLPLLWRPRTPHSHAVSFSTSYFRSRLLAPDFAKPMLGSRSRTVAFSVATTSQESDTSDVTTKIPPDNRIPATIITGFLGSGKTTLLNHILTAEHGKRIAVIENEFGEVDIDGSLVAAKTTGAEDIIMLNNGCLCCTVRGDLVRMISELVERKKGKFDHIVIETTGLANPAPIIQTFYAEDKIFNDVKLDGVVTLVDAKHAGFHLDEIKPKGVVNEAIEQIAYADRIIVNKTDLVGESEIVSLVQRVRNINGLAQLKRTKFGQVDLGYVLGVGGFDLERIESAIEVEGAKEDHNDHTHDHHHEHDHGHDHHDHDHEHHHDHHSHDHTHDPGVSSVSIVCEGSLDLEKANMWLGTLLMERSEDIYRMKGLLSVQGMDERFVFQGVHDIFQGSPDRLWGADEPRINKIVFIGKNLDAKELENGFKSCLL, from the exons ATGGCTTCATTATCAGCAGACCTAGCCACGGCCATCATCGGCCTCACATATCGGAGTCCCACGACACTCTACCGGGTTCGAACCGCAGTCCATCTCCCTCTCCTATGGAGACCCAGGACTCCCCACTCTCATGCGGTAAGCTTCTCCACGTCGTATTTTCGCTCAAGACTCCTTGCCCCCGACTTCGCCAAGCCGATGCTCGGCTCTCGAAGCCGCACTGTGGCCTTTTCGGTCGCAACCACGTCGCAGGAGAGCGATACCTCCGACGTCACTACGAAAATTCCACCCGATAATAGGATCCCGGCCACCATAATTACCGGTTTTTTGGGCTCCGGGAAG ACAACATTGCTCAACCATATATTGACTGCGGAACATGGAAAGCGGATTGCAGTTATTGAGAATGAG TTTGGTGAGGTAGACATTGATGGTTCCTTAGTCGCCGCAAAAACTACTGGGGCTGAAGATATTATTATGTTGAATAACGGTTGCCTTTGCTGCACTGTGAGGGGTGATCTTGTAAGGATGATATCAGAGTTGGTGGAGAGGAAGAAAGGGAAATTTGATCATATTGTGATTGAGACTACAG GGTTGGCAAATCCAGCACCGATCATTCAGACATTTTATGCAGAAGATAAAATATTTAATGATGTCAAGTTAGATGGTGTTGTCACTTTGGTGGATGCCAAACACGCTGGATTTCATTTGGACGAAATCAAGCCAAAAGGAGTGGTTAATGAAGCAATAGAGCAGATTGCTTATGCTGATCGTATTATTGTGAATAAG ACTGATCTTGTGGGAGAGTCGGAAATAGTTTCATTGGTTCAACGAGTTCGG AACATCAATGGCTTGGCTCAACTCAAGCGAACAAAATTTGGACAAGTAGACTTAGGTTATGTTCTTGGTGTTGGGGGTTTTGATTTGGAGAG GATAGAGAGTGCCATCGAGGTTGAAGGTGCAAAGGAAGATCATAATGATCATACCCATGATCATCATCATGAGCATGATCATGGGCATGATCACCATGATCATGATCATG AACATCACCATGACCACCACTCCCATGATCATACTCATGATCCAGGTGTTTCTTCGGTCAGCATAGTTTGTGAAGGGAGCTTAGATCTTGAGAAG GCTAATATGTGGCTTGGTACATTGTTGATGGAACGAAGCGAAGACATATACCGAATGAAGGGTCTTTTATCTGTTCAGGGAATGGATGAGAGATTTGTTTTCCAG ggagttcatgacatattccaAGGTTCACCTGATCGGTTATGGGGCGCAGATGAACCAAGAATTAACAAGATAGTTTTTATAGGAAAGAACTTAGATGCAAAAGAACTAGAGAATGGCTTTAAAAGCTGTTTGCTGTGA